The region TTTCGTTTTTGCTCATCCCTCCACCTCAGGAAAAGTAACAACACAATTAGAGGTTGTTCTATTATGAAGGAAACTTGCAATAAATAGCAAGAACTATTCGTTGACCTGATTGGCCATAGTTGCAAGCCCTGAAATCAATGCCTGCAAAATCCCCGGCTCAAAGGCCGAATGCCCGGCCGCTTCAACCATCTTCAGCTCGGCCTTCGGCCAGGCTTTCGCAAGCTCGGTCGCAACCCGTGGCGGGCAGATGACATCCATCCTCCCCTGAACGATAAGACCGGGTTTTTCGGCAATGGCGGCAATACCCCTGATGAGCTGCCCTTCTTCAAGAAAGCATCGGTTGATGAAATAATGTGCTTCCATCCTCGCGAGGCTCAGCGCCATCTTGCCGCCGCCGCCGCGTGTTTCCGCCCTGAGGGTAGCGCAGGAATTTTCATAGGATGACCAGGCTTCTGCTGCGGGTATTGAGATGGCCGGGCTCGAACTCATCAGCCTCTTGCCGTAACCGGCAAGCAGATCCCCGCGCTCGTCTTCGGGCAGAAAATGGATGAATCTGTCCCAGGCTTCGGTGTAGAATTTGCCCATCCCATAGAGGAACCAGTCCACTTCGGCATCCGAGCCGAGAAACACCCCGCGCAAGATAAAACCAAGGCACCGTTCAGGATGAGTGATGCCGTATGAAAGCCCGAGAGTCGACCC is a window of Alphaproteobacteria bacterium LSUCC0684 DNA encoding:
- the pip gene encoding prolyl aminopeptidase is translated as MRSYSEVQHLFPPIAPRRHYRLDTGDGHTLYAEECGNPEGIPVVFLHGGPGAGISATHRRIFDPELFRVVLFDQRGSGQSMPFAATENNTTWHLVADMEMIREHLGIDRWIVFGGSWGSTLGLSYGITHPERCLGFILRGVFLGSDAEVDWFLYGMGKFYTEAWDRFIHFLPEDERGDLLAGYGKRLMSSSPAISIPAAEAWSSYENSCATLRAETRGGGGKMALSLARMEAHYFINRCFLEEGQLIRGIAAIAEKPGLIVQGRMDVICPPRVATELAKAWPKAELKMVEAAGHSAFEPGILQALISGLATMANQVNE